A section of the Oryzias latipes chromosome 8, ASM223467v1 genome encodes:
- the eftud2 gene encoding 116 kDa U5 small nuclear ribonucleoprotein component: MEADLYDEFGNYIGPELDSDDDEDDVEAEDRDLDERDDDDEDEPADAEDDTPGMEVVLHEDKKYYPTAEEVYGPEVETIVQEEDTQPLTEPIIKPVKHRRFALMEQELPATVYDMEFLADLMDGPELIRNVTLCGHLHHGKTCFVDCLIEQTHPEIRKRDDVDLRYTDILFTEQERGVGIKSTPVTMVLPDSRGKSYLFNIMDTPGHVNFSDEVTASMRISDGVVLFIDAAEGVMLNTERLIKHAVQERMAITICINKVDRLIVELKLPPTDAYYKLRHIVDEVNGLLSTYSTDENLVVSPLLGNVCFASSQYSICFTLGSFAKIYSDTHGDINYNEFAKRLWGDIYFNPKTRKFTKKAPSSNSQRSFVEFILEPLYKILSQVVGDVDTSLPRVLDELGIHLSKEELKLNIRPLLRLVCNRFFGEFTGFVDMCVQHVPSPQEGARIKIEHTYTGGLDSDLGEAMAECDPDGPLMCHTTKMYSTEDGVQFHAFGRVLSGTIQAGQPVKVLGENYSLEDEEDSSVCTVGRLWISVARYQIEVNRVPAGNWVLIEGCDQPIVKTATITEPRGNEEAQIFRPLKFNTASVIKIAVEPVNPSELPKMLDGLRKVNKSYPSLTTKVEESGEHVILGTGELYLDCVMHDLRKMYSEIDIKVADPVVTFCETVVETSSLKCFAETPNKKNKITMIAEPLEKGLAEDIENEVVQITWNRKKLGEFFQTKYDWDLLAARSIWAFGPDTTGPNILVDDTLPSEVDKALLGSVKDSIVQGFQWGTREGPLCDEPIRNVKFKILDAVIAQEPLHRGGGQVIPTARRVVYSAFLMATPRLMEPYYFVEVQAPADCVSAVYTVLARRRGHVTQDAPIPGSPLYTIKAFIPAIDSFGFETDLRTHTQGQAFALSVFHHWQIVPGDPLDKSIVIRPLEPQPAPHLAREFMIKTRRRKGLSEDVSISKFFDDPMLLELAKQDVVLNYPM, from the exons ATGGAGGCTGATCTGTATGACGAGTTTGGGAACTACATCGGTCCAGAGCTGGattctgatgatgatgaagatgacgtGGAGGCAGAGGACAGAGATCTAGATGAG cgtgatgatgatgatgaagatgagccTGCAGATGCTGAGGATGATACCCCAGGCATGGAGGTGGTCCTCCATGAGGATAAGAAGTATTATCCGACTGCAGAAGAGGTTTATGGGCCAGAGGTGGAAACTATTGTCCAAGAGGAAGACACACAACCCTTAACAG AGCCCATCATCAAGCCGGTGAAGCACAGGCGTTTTGCTCTGATGGAACAGGAGCTGCCTGCAACAGTTTACGACATGGA ATTTCTTGCAGATCTAATGGATGGTCCCGAGCTGATCCGAAATGTCACACTCTGTGGTCACCTTCATCATGGCAAG ACTTGTTTTGTAGATTGTCTGATTGAGCAGACACACCCAGAAATCCGGAAGAGGGATGATGTAGAT CTCCGGTACACAGACATCCTCTTTACAGAGCAAGAG AGAGGAGTTGGCATCAAAAGCACTCCTGTCACGATGGTCCTGCCCGACTCCAGAGGAAAATCCTATTTGTTCAACATCATGGATACTCCAG GTCACGTGAACTTCTCTGACGAGGTCACAGCAAGCATGAGGATCTCAGACGGTGTTGTCCTCTTCATCGATGCAGCAGAGGGA GTGATGCTGAACACAGAGCGTCTGATCAAACACGCCGTTCAGGAGCGCATGGCCATCACCATCTGCATCAACAAGGTGGATCGTCTCATCGTGGAGCTCAAATTGCCTCCTACAGATGCATATTATAAACTTCGTCACATTGTGGATGAGGTCAACGGTTTGCTCAG TACGTACTCCACAGACGAGAACCTGGTGGTGTCTCCCCTCCTTGGAAATGTCTGCTTCGCCAGCTCTCAGTACAGCATTTGCTTCACTCTCGGATCCTTTGCGAAGATCTACTCTGACACACACG GAGATATCAACTATAATGAATTTGCCAAGAGACTCTGGGGAGACATTTACTTCAATCCCAAAAC TCGTAAGTTCACTAAGAAAGCTCCCAGCAGTAACTCTCAGCGCAGCTTTGTGGAGTTTATCCTGGAGCCTCTCTACAAGATCCTCTCACAG GTTGTCGGGGATGTGGACACATCCCTGCCCCGAGTTCTGGATGAGCTGGGGATCCACCTGTCGAAGGAGGAACTGAAGCTGAACATCAGACCTCTGCTGAGGCTGGTCTGTAACCGCTTCTTTGGAGAATTCACCG GTTTTGTGGACATGTGTGTGCAACATGTCCCATCACCACAAGAGGGCGCTAGGATTAAGATAGAGCACACCTACACTGGAGGCCTGGATTCAGACCTGGGGGAGGCCATGGCAGAATGTGACCCTGAT GGTCCTCTCATGTGCCACACCACTAAAATGTACAGCACTGAGGACGGGGTGCAGTTTCACGCATTCGGGCGTGTTCTGAGTGGTACCATTCAGGCAGGTCAGCCCGTTAAAGTTTTGGGGGAGAACTATTCtctggaggatgaggaggactCTTCCGTCTGCACCGTCGGCCGCCTCTGGATCTCTGTGGCCAG GTACCAAATTGAGGTGAATCGAGTGCCAGCAGGAAACTGGGTGCTTATCGAAGGCTGTGACCAGCCGATCGTGAAGACGGCCACAATCACAGAACCCAGAGGGAACGAAGAG GCTCAAATCTTCAGGCCATTAAAGTTCAACACAGCATCGGTTATCAAGATCGCAGTGGAGCCGGTGAACCCGTCAGAGCTGCCGAAAATGTTGGACGGCCTGAGGAAGGTCAACAAGAGCTACCCTTCCCTGACCACAAAG GTGGAAGAGTCTGGAGAGCATGTTATCCTAGGAACTGGAGAGCTGTACCTGGACTGTGTGATGCACGACCTGAGGAAGATGTACTCTGAGATCGACATTAAA GTTGCAGACCCGGTCGTCACGTTCTGTGAAACCGTTGTGGAGACATCGTCTCTGAAGTGCTTTGCCGAGACGCCAAACAAAAA GAACAAGATCACCATGATTGCAGAGCCCTTGGAGAAGGGACTCGCGGAGGACATCGAGAACGAAGTGGTGCAGATCACGTGGAACAG GAAAAAGCTGGGGGAGTTTTTCCAGACAAAGTACGACTGGGATCTGCTGGCTGCAAGGTCCATCTGGGCCTTTGGACCGGACACAACAGGACCCAACATTCTCGTGGACGACACGCTGCCGTCAGAG gtggacAAGGCGCTGCTCGGCTCGGTTAAAGACAGCATCGTTCAGGGGTTTCAGTGGGGAACCAGGGAGGGCCCCCTGTGTGATGAAC CCATCAGGAATGTCAAGTTTAAGATCCTGGATGCTGTGATCGCTCAGGAGCCTCTGCACAGAGGAGGAGGTCAGGTCATCCCCACAGCCAGGAGAGTGGTGTACTCTGCCTTTCTCATG gCGACGCCGAGGCTGATGGAGCCGTACTACTTTGTGGAGGTTCAGGCTCCAGCAGACTGTGTTTCGGCAGTCTACACAGTGTTGGCTCGAAGAAG GGGCCACGTCACCCAAGATGCTCCGATTCCCGGCTCCCCTCTTTACACGATTAAGGCTTTTATTCCCGCCATCGACTCGTTTGGCTTTGAGACGGACCTCCGCACTCACACGCAGGGCCAGGCTTTTGCTTTGTCTGTGTTCCACCACTGGCAG ATCGTACCCGGAGACCCCCTGGACAAGAGTATCGTGATCAGGCCTCTGGAGCCCCAGCCTGCCCCCCATCTGGCCCGAGAGTTCATGATCAAGACCCGAAGACGCAAG GGTCTAAGCGAAGATGTGAGTATCAGTAAATTCTTCGACGACCCCATGTTGTTGGAGCTGGCAAAACAAGACGTGGTGCTCAACTACCCAATGTGA
- the znf652 gene encoding zinc finger protein 652 translates to MKSCQSLKEEVSVPSLGGMSQEEGHRAPVSQTYFHASNQDLELTEKVYKREVGGKPYSVLVDAKMAARGSIGDHSLGQLSSQHVPPQHQQYFREGGVGQEAGAQGSHTGNETSTDDTDNDDEDDVDEEGYKREQIIVEVNLNNQTLHVSKGDNKTGTSADDSERPGTDEDDEGEEEEDDEEDEDSPVEQEEEEDDDEEELGSPIIRSKRTRRGAGSLSATNQPRRKSLRTALSAASAGMTTRGRRKHIESPKSKRRSARAASSPAGTTVGGGKSEMEEKEMLACEKCPRVFNTRWYLEKHMNVTHRRMQICDKCGKKFVLESELALHQQTDCEKNIQCVSCNKSFKKLWSLHEHIKIVHGYAEKKFSCEICEKKFYTMAHVRKHMVAHTKDMPFTCETCGKSFKRSMSLKVHSLQHSGEKPFRCENCDERFQYKYQLRSHMSIHIGHKQFMCQWCGKDFNMKQYFDEHMKTHTGEKPFICEICGKSFTSRPNMKRHRRTHTGEKPYPCDVCGQRFRFSNMLKAHKEKCFRVTSPVVLQTSGPPVPVRIFTNAFSSSSSTSGPGPSAVTPATTSASLGLSPSGGSISPPGPVGHTFSHVPLHSAPSLHHSHLTTTQQHLASTPQPAHHHLAVPPVSHLPPPPALFKSEPLNHCGHEDSSYLHHMNPHDKGPGAPQHH, encoded by the exons ATGAAGTCCTGCCAGAGCCTAAAGGAGGAAGTTTCTGTTCCCAGCCTTGGCGGGATGTCACAGGAGGAGGGACATAGGGCTCCAGTGTCCCAGACTTATTTCCATGCTTCCAACCAAGACCTGGAGCTGACGGAAAAGGTGTATAAGAGGGAGGTTGGTGGCAAGCCCTACTCTGTGTTGGTGGACGCAAAAATGGCAGCCAGGGGCTCCATCGGAGATCACAGTCTGGGTCAGCTGTCCTCTCAACATGTCCCCCCACAGCATCAGCAGTACTTCAGAGAGGGAGGGGTGGGACAGGAGGCGGGAGCACAGGGGTCGCATACAGGCAATGAAACGTCCACTGATGACACTGACAATGATGATGAAGACGATGTAGATGAGGAGGGCTATAAGCGTGAGCAGATCATCGTGGAGGTTAACCTGAACAACCAGACGCTCCATGTTTCCAAAGGAGACAACAAAACTGGAACCTCAGCAGACGACTCGGAGAGACCTGGAACTGATGAAGACGATGAGggggaagaagaagaggatgacGAGGAGGATGAGGACAGTCCTGTtgaacaagaagaagaagaagacgacGACGAGGAAGAGCTCGGGAGTCCAATTATACGGTCGAAAAGAACCCGCAGAGGTGCCGGCAGCTTATCCGCCACCAACCAGCCACGGAGGAAAAGCCTCCGAACAGCTCTGAGTGCTGCCAGTGCTGGAATGACCACCAGGGGGCGACGAAAGCACATCGAGTCTCCAAAGAGCAAGCGAAGGTCAGCCAGGGcagcatcttctcctgctggtACCACAGTGGGAGGAGGGAAGTCTGAAATGGAGGAAAAGGAGATGTTGGCATGTGAAAAGTGTCCAAGAGTCTTCAACACACGCTGGTACCTGGAGAAGCACATGAACGTCACCCACAGGCGCATGCAGATCTGCGACAAGTGCGGCAAGAAGTTTGTCTTGGAGAGTGAGCTGGCACTTCATCAGCAAACGGACTGTGAGAAGAACATCCAG TGTGTTTCCTGCAACAAGTCCTTCAAGAAGCTGTGGTCGCTGCATGAGCACATTAAAATTGTGCATGGTTATGCAGAGAAGAAGTTCTCATGTGAAATCTGTGAGAAGAAGTTTTACACAATGGCTCATGTCCGTAAGCACATGGTTG CTCACACAAAAGACATGCCATTCACCTGCGAGACATGCGGGAAGTCATTTAAACGCAGCATGTCTTTAAAAGTTCATTCTCTGCAGCACTCGGGGGAGAAACCCTTCCGCTGTGAG AACTGCGACGAACGGTTCCAGTACAAGTACCAGCTGCGCTCCCACATGAGCATCCACATCGGACACAAGCAGTTCATGTGCCAGTGGTGCGGAAAGGACTTCAACATGAAACAGTATTTCGATGAGCACATGAAAACGCACACAG ggGAAAAGCCGTTTATCTGTGAGATCTGTGGGAAGAGCTTCACCAGCCGCCCCAACATGAAACGCCACCGCCGCACTCACACGGGCGAGAAGCCGTACCCGTGCGACGTGTGCGGCCAGCGCTTCCGCTTCTCCAACATGCTCAAAGCGCACAAAGAGAAGTGTTTCCGGGTGACCAGCCCCGTGGTTCTCCAGACTAGTGGACCTCCCGTGCCTGTCCGCATCTTTACAAAtgccttctcctcttcctcctccacctccggCCCCGGGCCCTCTGCTGTCACCCCGGCCACCACCTCGGCATCTTTGGGTCTCAGCCCGTCAGGGGGATCCATTTCTCCCCCGGGCCCTGTTGGACACACCTTTTCCCATGTGCCGCTTCACTCGGCCCCCTCCCTACATCATTCCCATCTCACAACAACCCAGCAGCACCTCGCAAGCACACCGCAGCCTGCCCACCATCACCTGGCTGTCCCCCCGGTCTCCCACCTGCCCCCACCCCCGGCTCTTTTTAAGAGCGAGCCCCTGAATCACTGTGGGCACGAAGACAGCAGCTACCTGCATCACATGAACCCACATGACAAGGGGCCCGGAGCTCCACAGCACCACTAA
- the LOC101167458 gene encoding probable phosphatase phospho1, producing MRCGKECSCGCMGKGSRIFAFHKVSLSLSLSLGCFTFLPQCHSPERRRERAKAAIKWVGLKARARSPRFGGAHKSASNAGRSAEFCLLSETGPDLIDNQEQNQSWRRGALWSTRADVMASHSARICPDKRFLIFFDFDETIVDETSDDMVVQAAPGQYLPGWLKDTYQPGRYNEYMQRVLAYLAEQGVTECDIRSVMEKIPATPGMPTLFQFLRNRPPQDFEVVLVSDANTFFIESWLRRAGARQLFHRIFTNPATFNKDGRLVMRPFHSHDCQRCPDNMCKQVVVRDYVARRTQERGRPFQRVFYVGDGANDFCPALSLGPRDVAFPRRDFPMHRLITETHEAMPGEFKAVTVPWVSAEEVVQRLRKLAAE from the exons ATGCGTTGTGGAAAAGAGTGCAGTTGTGGCTGCATGGGGAAGG GAAGcagaatatttgcttttcataaggtctctctctctctctctctctctctgggcTGCTTCACTTTCCTCCCACAGTGTCATTCTCCTGAAAGGCGCCGTGAACGCGCAAAGGCTGCTATTAAGTGGGTTGGTCTGAAAGCGCGGGCACGCTCACCGCGGTTTGGAGGCGCACATAAAAGTGCGTCAAACGCCGGCCGGTCCGCGGAATTCTgcctcctctctgagactggACCGGACTTGATCGACAaccaggagcagaaccagagCTG GCGCAGAGGAGCCCTTTGGTCCACGCGCGCAGACGTAATGGCCTCTCACTCAGCTCGCATCTGTCCCGACAAACGCTTCCTCATCTTCTTCGACTTCGATGAGACCATCGTAGATGAAACCAGCGATGATATGGTGGTCCAAGCCGCCCCGGGGCAATACCTGCCCGGCTGGCTGAAGGACACCTACCAGCCCGGCCGCTACAATGAGTACATGCAGCGCGTACTGGCTTACCTGGCGGAGCAGGGGGTCACCGAGTGCGACATCCGGAGCGTGATGGAGAAGATCCCCGCCACCCCCGGCATGCCCACGCTCTTTCAGTTCCTTCGTAACCGGCCCCCGCAGGACTTTGAGGTGGTGCTCGTGTCTGACGCCAACACCTTCTTCATCGAGTCCTGGCTGCGACGCGCCGGCGCGCGCCAGCTCTTCCATAGGATCTTCACCAACCCAGCCACCTTCAACAAGGATGGCAGGCTGGTGATGCGCCCCTTCCACTCCCACGACTGCCAGCGGTGTCCCGACAACATGTGCAAGCAGGTGGTCGTCAGGGACTACGTGGCACGCAGGACGCAGGAGCGCGGGCGCCCGTTCCAGAGGGTCTTCTACGTGGGGGACGGAGCCAACGACTTCTGCCCGGCCCTCTCCCTCGGACCACGAGACGTGGCCTTCCCACGAAGGGACTTTCCTATGCACCGGCTGATCACAGAGACCCACGAAGCCATGCCCGGGGAGTTCAAGGCGGTCACGGTCCCGTGGGTCAGCGCAGAGGAGGTGGTGCAGCGCCTGAGGAAACTGGCTGCGGAGTAG